One region of Trichosurus vulpecula isolate mTriVul1 chromosome 1, mTriVul1.pri, whole genome shotgun sequence genomic DNA includes:
- the LOC118833586 gene encoding ubiquitin-conjugating enzyme E2 C isoform X2: protein MASQNRDPAAASAAAARKGAEPGAGAARGSVGKRLQQELMTLMMSGDKGISAFPESDNLFKWVGTIHGAAGTVYEDLRYKLSLEFPSGYPYNAPTVKFDKWSALYDVRTILLSIQSLLGEPNIDSPLNTHAAELWTNPTAFKKYLLETYMKQVTSQEP from the exons ATGGCCTCGCAGAATCGCGACCCGGCCGCTGCTAGCGCCGCCGCTGCCCGCAAAGGGGCTGAGCCTGGGGCAGGCGCGGCCCGCGGGTCCGTGGGCAAGAGGTTACAGCAGGAATTGATGACCCTAATGATGTCTGGAGACAAAGGAATTTCTGCCTTCCCAGAGTCAGACAATCTCTTCAAGTGGGTTGGGACCATCCATGGGGCAGCTGGGACAGTATATGAAGACTTAAGGTACAAGCTCTCCCTGGAGTTCCCCAGTGGCTATCCATATAATGCTCCCACTGTGAAATTT GACAAGTGGTCAGCTCTGTATGATGTCAGGACCATCCTGCTGTCTATCCAGAGCCTGCTGGGAGAACCCAACATTGACAGCCCACTGAacacacatgctgctgaactTTGGACAAACCCTACAGCCTTTAAAAAGTACCTGCTGGAAACCTACATGAAGCAGGTGACTAGCCAAGAGCCCTGA
- the LOC118833586 gene encoding ubiquitin-conjugating enzyme E2 C isoform X1 gives MASQNRDPAAASAAAARKGAEPGAGAARGSVGKRLQQELMTLMMSGDKGISAFPESDNLFKWVGTIHGAAGTVYEDLRYKLSLEFPSGYPYNAPTVKFVTPCYHPNVDTQGNICLDILKDKWSALYDVRTILLSIQSLLGEPNIDSPLNTHAAELWTNPTAFKKYLLETYMKQVTSQEP, from the coding sequence ATGGCCTCGCAGAATCGCGACCCGGCCGCTGCTAGCGCCGCCGCTGCCCGCAAAGGGGCTGAGCCTGGGGCAGGCGCGGCCCGCGGGTCCGTGGGCAAGAGGTTACAGCAGGAATTGATGACCCTAATGATGTCTGGAGACAAAGGAATTTCTGCCTTCCCAGAGTCAGACAATCTCTTCAAGTGGGTTGGGACCATCCATGGGGCAGCTGGGACAGTATATGAAGACTTAAGGTACAAGCTCTCCCTGGAGTTCCCCAGTGGCTATCCATATAATGCTCCCACTGTGAAATTTGTCACACCTTGTTACCATCCTAATGTGGACACCCAAGGCAATATCTGTTTGGACATCCTCAAGGACAAGTGGTCAGCTCTGTATGATGTCAGGACCATCCTGCTGTCTATCCAGAGCCTGCTGGGAGAACCCAACATTGACAGCCCACTGAacacacatgctgctgaactTTGGACAAACCCTACAGCCTTTAAAAAGTACCTGCTGGAAACCTACATGAAGCAGGTGACTAGCCAAGAGCCCTGA
- the LOC118833586 gene encoding ubiquitin-conjugating enzyme E2 C isoform X3, with the protein MASQNRDPAAASAAAARKGAEPGAGAARGSVGKRLQQELMTLMVYEDLRYKLSLEFPSGYPYNAPTVKFVTPCYHPNVDTQGNICLDILKDKWSALYDVRTILLSIQSLLGEPNIDSPLNTHAAELWTNPTAFKKYLLETYMKQVTSQEP; encoded by the exons ATGGCCTCGCAGAATCGCGACCCGGCCGCTGCTAGCGCCGCCGCTGCCCGCAAAGGGGCTGAGCCTGGGGCAGGCGCGGCCCGCGGGTCCGTGGGCAAGAGGTTACAGCAGGAATTGATGACCCTAATG GTATATGAAGACTTAAGGTACAAGCTCTCCCTGGAGTTCCCCAGTGGCTATCCATATAATGCTCCCACTGTGAAATTTGTCACACCTTGTTACCATCCTAATGTGGACACCCAAGGCAATATCTGTTTGGACATCCTCAAGGACAAGTGGTCAGCTCTGTATGATGTCAGGACCATCCTGCTGTCTATCCAGAGCCTGCTGGGAGAACCCAACATTGACAGCCCACTGAacacacatgctgctgaactTTGGACAAACCCTACAGCCTTTAAAAAGTACCTGCTGGAAACCTACATGAAGCAGGTGACTAGCCAAGAGCCCTGA